TGGAGACCGAGAAGGCCCCGATCACCGCCGGCAACTTCCTGCGCTATGTCGACGCCAAGAAGTACGACGGCGGCACGTTCTACCGCGCCTCGCGCACCAAGGGCGTCAAGGGCGCGGGCACGATCCAGGGCGGCCCGCCGGCCCGCGTGCGCCGGTTCGCCCCGATCGAGCACGAGAGCACGCGCAAGACCGGCCTGCGCCACAAGGCCGGCACGATCTCGATCACCCGCAACGCGCCCGGCACGGCCACTTGCGACTTCTTCATCTGCGCCAGCCCCATGCCCTATCTGGACGCCCATCCGGGCGGATCGGGCGACAACCAAGGCTTCGCCGCCTTC
The window above is part of the Caulobacter soli genome. Proteins encoded here:
- a CDS encoding peptidylprolyl isomerase gives rise to the protein MDDRTKIARRSLLGAGGLVLATPGLVLAAPPHKPRVTIQTPHGPIVVELETEKAPITAGNFLRYVDAKKYDGGTFYRASRTKGVKGAGTIQGGPPARVRRFAPIEHESTRKTGLRHKAGTISITRNAPGTATCDFFICASPMPYLDAHPGGSGDNQGFAAFGQVVEGMAVVKKILALRSDGPAPTPAMKGEFLNPPVPIIGMKRV